A region of Armatimonadota bacterium DNA encodes the following proteins:
- a CDS encoding GH116 family glycosyl hydrolase, which produces MGSHDAGAMTRRKFLHSAAASAAVTAVGVTSSANPAGAAPAESRRTSASTASTASASPPIHAATDHVSGIPLGGLGTGSIEIRPDGYFHDWLIFNQGQWAPHQPDHERNAGPDMPLSALAFFLRTRQGQSEPQLRRLGLNSDENDLYAAGWAKNVQGIVYTGEFPVATLDYLDDSLPVAITGAFFSPFFPHDARVSGTPGFHAVFTVRNTTNRRVEVSLMGHLKDPLAWGASDRRLENSITQTGGTTCLTMRTKAEMDRKATLGSLGLSVTGGKSSWILGEFADYLSSTTRVNGRFGLSAITYLRAFREAGRLPSLPGAASPARLLMLSDDEIGALSHTEKAELWAKLTQFAVFDDLRRLAQRVDPSLITTDKGLASVLSEARSYLNDLAGDDRSRQDWGDAALCSTLTLAPGEEREIRFTLGWHFPHHFSANGPEMGHKYEEWFQDAEDVNRFLASHFDDHRRKTAAFSAALHDTTLGSEMATAWSSQLSTLSKCTWWTRDGKFAVWEGLGCCGFQTMDITYQGSFNIIALFPELQQGQMLMGAEFQRQDGRVAHFFTPDFFHVDNGFDRVDMNPQFVMLAARDYLWTGDKGYLRALWPHIQRAMASTALLDGDGDGLPDRDTRRNTYDGWDFSGTPAYIASLWLGALRAAVHIATELGEKDQASLYAAILAKAVPAFDKRLWNGEYYSLLVDTNRRDDACMSDQLSGEWFTNLAGLGHGLPRERVIAALEAIAKHNYSPEMGLQNASYPADRQAHFPALGNVNTTANWTGIEYAVASMMIDFGLVEAGMNVVHSVHDRYQRAGRVWNHIECGDHYYRAMSSWALLLAATGFKVDAPKATLTIAPTVRQKLLRAPWFASTAWGSMAIGPRRFELRCASGEITLKALRLSPGASPWKPKLNGRSIAAEVRSADGLAVIEFTEPLRLAARDAITASA; this is translated from the coding sequence ATGGGCTCACACGACGCGGGAGCGATGACTCGCCGCAAGTTTCTCCATTCCGCAGCGGCATCCGCGGCCGTCACAGCAGTGGGAGTCACCTCCTCGGCCAATCCGGCAGGGGCAGCACCCGCGGAAAGCCGACGCACCAGCGCATCGACCGCGTCCACCGCGAGCGCTTCGCCTCCCATCCACGCGGCAACAGACCACGTGAGCGGCATCCCGCTGGGCGGTCTCGGTACGGGTTCGATCGAGATCCGGCCGGATGGCTACTTCCACGACTGGCTTATCTTCAACCAGGGCCAATGGGCGCCGCACCAGCCGGACCATGAACGCAACGCCGGTCCCGATATGCCGCTCTCCGCCCTCGCCTTCTTCCTCCGCACACGCCAGGGACAGTCCGAGCCACAGCTCCGCCGCCTCGGGCTGAACAGCGACGAAAACGATCTCTACGCGGCTGGCTGGGCCAAGAACGTGCAGGGCATCGTCTACACCGGCGAATTCCCCGTCGCCACTCTGGATTACCTGGACGACAGCCTGCCCGTCGCCATTACCGGCGCTTTCTTCTCGCCATTCTTCCCGCACGACGCCCGCGTCAGCGGCACACCCGGCTTCCACGCGGTCTTTACCGTGAGGAATACAACCAACCGGCGGGTGGAAGTTTCGCTGATGGGTCATCTTAAGGACCCGCTCGCGTGGGGCGCCTCCGACCGCCGACTCGAGAACAGCATCACTCAGACGGGCGGGACAACCTGCCTGACTATGCGCACCAAGGCCGAAATGGACCGGAAGGCGACGCTCGGCAGCCTCGGCCTGTCCGTTACCGGCGGGAAATCCAGCTGGATACTCGGCGAATTCGCAGACTACCTGTCCAGCACCACCCGCGTTAATGGCCGTTTCGGCCTCTCGGCGATCACGTACCTGCGGGCGTTCCGCGAGGCTGGCCGCCTGCCCAGCCTTCCCGGAGCCGCCTCCCCCGCCCGCCTTCTGATGCTGTCGGATGACGAGATCGGTGCGCTTTCCCACACGGAAAAGGCGGAGCTGTGGGCGAAGCTGACGCAGTTCGCCGTCTTCGACGACCTTCGCCGACTGGCGCAACGGGTGGACCCAAGCCTGATCACCACGGATAAAGGGCTGGCCTCCGTGCTCTCAGAAGCCCGATCGTACCTTAACGACTTGGCGGGAGATGATCGCAGCCGTCAGGACTGGGGTGACGCCGCCCTCTGCTCCACGCTGACTCTGGCGCCCGGCGAGGAGAGGGAGATTCGCTTCACCTTGGGATGGCACTTCCCGCATCACTTCAGCGCGAATGGGCCGGAGATGGGGCACAAATATGAGGAGTGGTTCCAGGATGCCGAGGATGTGAACCGATTTCTGGCGAGCCATTTCGACGACCACCGGCGGAAGACGGCAGCCTTCTCCGCGGCGCTGCACGATACGACGCTCGGCTCGGAAATGGCGACGGCCTGGTCCAGCCAATTGAGCACGCTTTCGAAATGTACGTGGTGGACCCGGGACGGCAAGTTCGCGGTCTGGGAGGGGCTGGGCTGTTGCGGATTCCAGACAATGGATATCACCTACCAGGGCTCGTTCAACATCATCGCCCTCTTCCCCGAGCTTCAGCAGGGGCAGATGTTGATGGGAGCGGAGTTCCAGCGGCAGGACGGCCGCGTGGCCCATTTCTTCACGCCTGATTTCTTCCACGTGGACAACGGTTTCGACCGCGTGGACATGAACCCCCAGTTCGTCATGCTGGCGGCCCGCGACTACCTCTGGACCGGCGACAAGGGATACCTCCGCGCCCTCTGGCCCCACATTCAGCGGGCCATGGCCAGCACGGCGCTCCTCGACGGCGACGGCGACGGCCTCCCGGACCGCGATACGCGCCGCAACACCTATGACGGCTGGGACTTTTCCGGAACCCCGGCTTATATCGCCAGCCTCTGGCTCGGCGCCCTGCGCGCGGCGGTGCATATCGCGACGGAGCTTGGGGAGAAAGACCAGGCCAGCCTCTACGCGGCGATCCTCGCAAAGGCGGTTCCGGCATTCGACAAGAGATTGTGGAACGGCGAATACTACAGCCTGCTCGTCGATACAAACCGCCGCGACGATGCCTGCATGTCGGATCAACTGAGCGGCGAATGGTTCACGAACCTCGCCGGCCTCGGCCACGGCCTGCCCAGGGAACGCGTGATCGCCGCCCTCGAAGCTATCGCGAAGCACAATTACTCGCCCGAAATGGGTTTGCAGAACGCCTCCTACCCAGCCGATCGGCAGGCCCATTTCCCGGCGCTCGGAAACGTGAACACCACAGCGAACTGGACCGGCATCGAATACGCCGTCGCCTCGATGATGATCGACTTCGGGTTGGTCGAAGCCGGGATGAACGTCGTTCACAGCGTGCACGATCGATACCAGCGCGCCGGCCGCGTATGGAACCACATCGAGTGCGGCGACCACTACTACCGCGCGATGTCCAGTTGGGCGCTCCTCCTGGCGGCGACCGGTTTCAAGGTGGACGCGCCCAAAGCCACACTCACCATCGCCCCGACGGTCCGCCAGAAACTGCTGCGCGCGCCATGGTTTGCTTCCACGGCTTGGGGGAGCATGGCCATCGGGCCACGCCGCTTCGAGCTGCGCTGCGCCTCCGGTGAGATAACGCTCAAAGCCTTGCGCCTCTCGCCGGGCGCCTCACCATGGAAGCCGAAACTGAACGGCAGGTCCATCGCCGCGGAGGTTCGCTCCGCGGACGGCCTCGCGGTGATCGAGTTTACCGAACCGCTGCGCCTCGCCGCCCGAGACGCCATTACGGCCTCCGCGTAA
- a CDS encoding glycoside hydrolase family 97 protein: protein MHLTGIVILGLCCAIGGAAQAARQLPTGAVEIRSPDGRIRAVFSLLDRPGEPSAPAYSVDYRNRELVHAGGLGIDLAPSGPMRSHLKVTRVTRRSIDGSFSLVAGKNARVRDHCEEAVISLSEQGPPHRRFELIVRACDDGVAFRYRVPSQVGLADLVVTDEQTTFAISGNPTAYTLPVPSYTTPYEFHYQARPVEAIPDGALLALPLTLRYADNTCLAITEADLDDYAGLYLGGTASPGVLVSRLSPRLDAPGIKVRTRLPHLTPWRVLMIAKEPARLVESNLVSILSPPCALADTSWIHPGKTTFPWWNGYDVEGQPFKGGLNTETMKYYIDFCAAHGIPYHSLDGLDNIAWYGGTIVPYVGQGITESLPGLDLQGVIAYARQKGVRLRLWMHSGAPRAHMKTAFPLYEKWGIEGVMVDFVERDDQETVNFIHDLVALAAKHHLTVTLHNISKPTGLSRTYPNLLTVESSWNLEYNKWDPVGVRPEHELTIPFTRMLAGPVDFHSGSFRNVTEAQFKPRNVAPVTIGTRARQLARYVVYDGGLPMMADSPDAYRGQPGLDLLTAIPTTWDQTRTLNGEIGKYITMARRSGRQWYVGAMGGSEATVLNVPLRFLGTGRYTAEIWSDDVIRPNQPTSLLYRKRSVTSADILQVAMAPAGGQVIRFTPKR from the coding sequence GTGCATTTGACCGGAATCGTGATACTGGGTCTGTGCTGCGCCATCGGTGGCGCAGCACAGGCCGCTCGCCAATTGCCGACAGGCGCCGTCGAGATCAGGTCGCCGGATGGCAGGATCCGGGCGGTGTTCTCACTCCTCGACCGGCCCGGGGAACCGTCCGCACCCGCCTACAGCGTCGACTACCGGAACAGGGAGTTGGTCCACGCGGGCGGCCTGGGCATCGACCTCGCGCCTTCCGGCCCGATGCGCTCCCACCTCAAAGTGACGCGCGTCACGCGCCGCTCTATAGACGGTAGTTTCAGCCTTGTCGCCGGGAAGAACGCCCGCGTGCGTGATCACTGTGAGGAAGCCGTCATCTCGCTTTCGGAGCAGGGCCCGCCTCATCGCCGCTTCGAGCTTATCGTCCGGGCATGCGACGACGGCGTGGCCTTCCGATACCGCGTCCCGAGTCAGGTCGGGCTGGCGGACCTGGTCGTTACCGACGAGCAGACCACGTTCGCCATCAGCGGGAATCCGACGGCCTACACTTTGCCTGTTCCATCGTACACAACGCCGTACGAATTCCACTACCAGGCTCGCCCTGTGGAAGCGATCCCGGACGGGGCGCTCCTGGCGCTGCCGTTGACCCTGAGATACGCCGACAATACTTGCCTCGCCATCACGGAGGCCGACCTGGACGATTACGCAGGGCTGTACCTGGGCGGAACCGCATCGCCAGGAGTGCTCGTCAGCCGGCTTTCGCCGCGTTTGGACGCACCCGGCATAAAGGTCAGGACGCGGCTCCCGCACCTCACGCCGTGGCGCGTGTTGATGATTGCGAAGGAGCCTGCGCGGCTGGTCGAATCAAACCTGGTGAGCATTCTGAGTCCGCCGTGCGCGTTGGCGGACACGTCGTGGATTCACCCGGGCAAGACGACATTCCCGTGGTGGAACGGATACGACGTGGAAGGGCAACCGTTCAAGGGCGGCCTGAATACGGAGACGATGAAGTACTACATCGACTTCTGCGCGGCCCACGGGATTCCGTATCATTCGCTGGACGGACTGGACAACATCGCATGGTACGGCGGCACGATTGTGCCCTACGTGGGGCAGGGCATCACGGAAAGCCTTCCCGGTCTGGATCTTCAGGGCGTGATCGCGTATGCCCGCCAGAAGGGAGTGCGCCTGAGGCTGTGGATGCACTCCGGCGCCCCCCGTGCGCATATGAAGACGGCGTTCCCGCTGTACGAAAAATGGGGCATCGAAGGTGTGATGGTCGATTTCGTGGAGCGGGACGACCAGGAAACGGTCAATTTCATCCACGACCTCGTCGCCCTCGCAGCGAAGCACCACCTCACGGTGACGCTTCACAACATTTCGAAACCGACCGGCCTGAGCCGCACCTACCCGAACCTGCTGACCGTGGAGTCTTCCTGGAACCTGGAATACAACAAGTGGGACCCGGTCGGTGTCCGGCCCGAACATGAGTTGACCATACCGTTCACTCGTATGCTCGCCGGTCCGGTCGATTTCCACTCCGGGTCTTTCCGGAACGTCACCGAGGCGCAGTTCAAGCCGCGCAACGTTGCGCCGGTGACCATTGGGACGCGCGCGAGGCAGCTTGCGCGCTACGTCGTCTACGACGGCGGGCTTCCGATGATGGCCGACTCTCCGGACGCCTACCGCGGTCAGCCCGGCCTGGACCTGCTGACAGCCATCCCGACGACATGGGACCAGACAAGGACGCTGAACGGAGAGATCGGAAAGTACATCACGATGGCCCGCCGCAGCGGGAGGCAGTGGTACGTGGGCGCCATGGGAGGCAGTGAAGCCACGGTACTGAACGTACCGCTCCGCTTTCTCGGGACCGGTAGGTACACGGCGGAGATCTGGTCGGATGATGTAATTCGCCCGAACCAGCCCACCAGCCTGCTTTACCGCAAGCGGAGCGTCACGTCCGCGGACATTTTGCAGGTCGCGATGGCGCCTGCGGGCGGACAGGTCATCCGCTTCACCCCCAAACGATGA
- a CDS encoding Ig-like domain-containing protein has product MRQFHILALAAAAVLALVPLRSQATPATGGAVMETTAQIMARSQGRGAATSAMRRMLPIGRMPETELPIRPADSIDSVQWPPAGNTPVNYGVTPKAAQTGSLSFTGATLADTRSFPPDTMGAVGPSQFTVACNGRIRTFDKTTGLADGVLNADMDVFFASVKSTQTSTFTSDPRVRYDRLSGRWFVTIIDVPGGTGAGPNRVLLAVSSTAVLAAGTVWSFFYFQQDQVSPTGDTGLFADYPTLGIDANALYIGVNMFSQRTFVNTTAFVVRKSSMLGAGPIHVTAFRGLIPKGNSGGPYTPQGVDNYDPAATEGYFIAANSRSYGNLILLRVSNPGGAPTISGNIALSTPANTAPITVPHLDNTGGTNGYLDGLDHRLLAAHLRNGRLWTALNTGVDNNGTTATTATRDGVRWYELQGVATGSTFSLVQSGIVFQPSAANTTDQRSYWMGTVMVSGQGHVALGCSVAGSQEHINAAFTGRLASDPLGTMQTPVLYTNSTTGYNPTYDTGGASGRRWGDYSFTSLDPDDDMTMWTIQEFCDATNSYGVRAIKLLAPKPATPVSCSPATLAAGASGVNVTVTGAQVGGSGFFDPGPGFAKRLAAAVSGTGVTVNNVTYISPTQIALNLTVDPGAVSGARLVAVTNPDGQSMVSATGILTITARSGNLPPTATVALVPLAPRTTDILTANATATDPNGDAVTLSYIWKRNGNTVKTTTGTSSLFDTLDLSVAGNGDRGDVITVQVTPFDGQASGATVSASVTVVDTAPVVLPVSGTVPHRSTAGVDIALSGSDADGDALVYSVVTPPASGTAIISGATVHYTPLGDQVGVITFTVKASDGTLDSAPATVSVTLTNTAPVVTVSLDNAAPRTADVLTATATPVDADGDPVTLTYVWKRNGTVVKTTAGVSALTDTLDLGVSGNGDRGDTITIEVTPNDGHTNGITASASATVVNSPPTAVADSFTVAEDTVATLHPTANDTDPDGDALTISAVGTPSHGVATVSADALSVIYAPAPDYTGSDAFTYTIDDGHGGNATATVTISVTPVNEPPVLVNDSVSALEDTPLIIASASLTANDAPGPPNESGQSLFVTAVDSVTTGGGSAVLNGDATITYTPPLHFAGTDSFRITVTDNGITGTLPDPKSARSTVTVTVARVASRLVFLTAPGGAVAGAPLNPQPVVAVQDAGGVTVPGYSGSVTVSLKTGAGSAGAALTGTASVAVVNGTAAFTDLSVDLAGAGYVLDAASAGLGGADSTAFNVSQPPYTVADAIRALGLAGGIELGGPRDAARLGAPVTLETAVSIARKVAGLDANP; this is encoded by the coding sequence ATGAGGCAATTTCATATACTGGCGCTTGCCGCCGCCGCGGTCCTCGCGCTGGTCCCCCTAAGGTCGCAGGCCACGCCCGCGACCGGAGGGGCCGTGATGGAGACGACGGCGCAGATCATGGCCCGGTCCCAGGGGCGAGGCGCCGCGACGAGCGCAATGCGGCGCATGCTTCCGATCGGTCGCATGCCGGAGACCGAGCTCCCGATCCGGCCCGCCGATTCCATCGACTCGGTTCAGTGGCCGCCCGCAGGGAATACCCCTGTTAACTATGGGGTCACGCCCAAGGCCGCGCAGACGGGAAGCCTGAGCTTCACCGGCGCAACGCTCGCGGACACGCGGTCCTTCCCGCCGGACACCATGGGCGCGGTCGGGCCATCGCAATTCACGGTTGCCTGCAACGGCCGGATTCGGACGTTCGACAAGACGACCGGCCTGGCAGATGGCGTTTTGAATGCGGATATGGATGTTTTCTTCGCTTCTGTGAAGTCCACCCAGACGAGCACGTTCACCAGTGATCCGCGGGTCCGCTATGACCGTCTGAGCGGCCGGTGGTTTGTCACTATCATCGATGTGCCGGGGGGCACCGGAGCCGGGCCGAACCGGGTGCTCCTTGCGGTAAGCAGCACAGCGGTCCTCGCTGCGGGGACCGTGTGGTCGTTCTTCTATTTCCAGCAGGATCAGGTGTCCCCGACGGGCGATACCGGGCTGTTCGCCGATTACCCGACGCTGGGCATCGACGCCAATGCCCTCTACATCGGCGTCAACATGTTCAGCCAGCGCACATTTGTCAACACGACCGCTTTCGTGGTGAGGAAGAGCTCCATGCTCGGCGCCGGGCCTATCCACGTGACGGCATTTCGGGGCCTGATACCAAAGGGAAATAGCGGTGGCCCGTATACACCGCAGGGCGTTGATAACTATGACCCGGCTGCCACGGAAGGCTATTTCATCGCGGCCAACAGCCGGTCCTATGGGAACCTCATCCTTCTGCGTGTGTCAAATCCCGGCGGCGCGCCGACCATTTCCGGCAATATCGCACTTTCCACGCCCGCAAACACCGCACCCATTACCGTTCCGCACCTGGACAACACCGGTGGCACCAACGGCTACCTGGACGGCCTCGACCACCGCCTCCTCGCAGCACACCTGCGCAATGGGCGCCTCTGGACGGCTCTGAATACCGGAGTGGATAACAACGGAACAACTGCCACTACGGCCACCCGCGACGGAGTGCGCTGGTACGAACTCCAGGGCGTCGCCACCGGCTCAACGTTCAGCCTCGTGCAGTCTGGAATCGTGTTCCAGCCATCGGCCGCCAACACGACGGACCAGCGCAGCTATTGGATGGGCACGGTGATGGTGTCAGGCCAGGGACACGTTGCACTGGGGTGCAGCGTCGCGGGATCCCAGGAGCATATCAACGCAGCGTTTACGGGACGACTGGCAAGTGACCCGCTCGGCACGATGCAAACACCTGTTCTCTACACGAACAGCACAACCGGCTATAACCCGACCTATGACACAGGCGGCGCGAGCGGCCGGCGATGGGGCGACTATTCATTTACGAGCCTGGACCCGGATGATGACATGACGATGTGGACGATACAGGAGTTCTGCGACGCGACGAATTCCTATGGAGTTCGCGCAATCAAGCTGCTTGCTCCAAAGCCGGCCACCCCGGTCTCATGCAGCCCCGCCACTTTGGCCGCGGGCGCTTCGGGAGTGAACGTTACCGTCACAGGCGCGCAGGTCGGGGGCTCCGGTTTCTTTGATCCCGGCCCCGGCTTCGCGAAGCGCCTGGCGGCGGCCGTCAGCGGCACAGGCGTCACGGTGAACAATGTCACCTACATCAGCCCTACGCAGATAGCCCTCAATCTCACAGTAGATCCCGGCGCGGTCTCCGGCGCGCGGCTTGTGGCAGTGACCAACCCGGACGGACAGTCGATGGTGAGCGCAACCGGTATCCTCACGATCACCGCGAGAAGTGGCAATCTCCCGCCCACCGCCACCGTGGCGCTCGTCCCGTTGGCGCCGCGCACCACCGATATCCTCACCGCCAACGCGACAGCCACAGACCCGAACGGCGACGCCGTGACCCTTTCCTATATATGGAAGCGCAACGGCAATACGGTGAAGACAACCACCGGCACCTCCAGCCTGTTCGACACGCTGGACCTCTCCGTTGCCGGCAACGGCGATCGTGGCGACGTCATCACCGTGCAGGTCACGCCGTTCGACGGGCAGGCAAGCGGCGCCACGGTCTCGGCTTCGGTCACCGTCGTGGACACGGCTCCCGTAGTTTTGCCGGTCTCCGGCACGGTGCCGCACCGCAGCACTGCCGGCGTGGACATCGCCCTCAGCGGGTCCGACGCGGACGGGGATGCGCTCGTCTATTCCGTCGTGACGCCGCCGGCGAGTGGGACCGCGATCATCTCGGGCGCGACGGTGCATTACACGCCGCTCGGCGACCAGGTCGGCGTGATCACATTCACAGTCAAAGCCTCTGACGGGACATTGGACAGCGCCCCCGCCACGGTGAGTGTGACGTTGACGAACACCGCACCCGTGGTGACTGTTTCGCTGGATAACGCCGCACCGAGGACCGCCGACGTGCTGACCGCCACCGCGACCCCGGTGGACGCCGATGGAGATCCGGTGACACTCACCTACGTGTGGAAACGAAACGGCACGGTCGTGAAAACGACCGCCGGTGTTTCCGCTCTCACCGACACCCTGGACCTCGGGGTGAGCGGTAACGGCGACCGCGGCGATACCATCACCATCGAGGTTACGCCCAACGACGGCCACACGAACGGGATTACCGCGTCGGCCTCTGCGACGGTCGTCAACTCTCCACCGACCGCGGTCGCGGACAGCTTTACGGTCGCGGAAGATACCGTGGCTACGCTCCATCCCACCGCGAATGATACGGACCCGGACGGCGACGCCCTCACTATCAGCGCTGTCGGCACACCCTCCCATGGCGTCGCGACGGTGTCGGCGGATGCCCTTTCCGTTATTTACGCCCCGGCGCCCGACTACACCGGATCGGATGCCTTCACCTACACGATCGACGACGGCCACGGTGGGAACGCAACCGCCACGGTGACGATCTCGGTCACACCGGTCAATGAGCCGCCGGTGTTGGTAAATGACTCGGTGTCCGCGTTAGAGGACACGCCGCTGATTATCGCGTCGGCCTCCCTGACGGCGAATGATGCGCCCGGACCGCCAAACGAGAGCGGCCAGTCCCTCTTCGTGACGGCGGTCGATTCCGTTACCACCGGCGGCGGCTCCGCGGTGCTGAACGGCGATGCCACGATCACCTATACGCCCCCCCTTCATTTCGCGGGGACCGACTCGTTCCGGATCACCGTTACCGACAACGGAATCACCGGCACGCTGCCGGACCCGAAATCGGCGAGATCCACGGTCACTGTCACAGTGGCGCGCGTCGCCTCTCGCCTGGTATTCCTCACCGCGCCGGGTGGGGCGGTCGCCGGCGCGCCGCTGAACCCTCAGCCTGTCGTGGCGGTGCAGGACGCCGGTGGAGTTACAGTTCCAGGGTACAGCGGGTCCGTGACCGTGTCCCTGAAGACCGGCGCCGGCAGCGCGGGCGCCGCGCTCACCGGCACGGCGTCGGTGGCTGTGGTCAACGGAACGGCCGCATTCACCGACCTGAGTGTTGACCTGGCCGGCGCCGGGTACGTTCTCGATGCCGCGTCGGCAGGCCTTGGCGGGGCGGACAGCACTGCCTTCAACGTGAGTCAGCCACCGTACACGGTCGCGGATGCCATTCGCGCGCTGGGGCTGGCGGGAGGGATCGAACTGGGCGGTCCGCGCGATGCGGCGAGACTTGGCGCGCCGGTCACCCTCGAAACGGCTGTCAGCATCGCCCGGAAGGTCGCCGGCCTGGACGCGAACCCATAG